The sequence GGGCCTTCGTGCCGGTGCCCTCCTGGTCGCTGACCACCGATTCGAGCATGGTGGCGAGCGTCCTGGCGGTCTTCTCGCTGACGACCCGCCTCTGTTCGGGCGCCTCGGCCGGGGTGAAGCGGCCGTCCGGACCCCTGGTGCCGCGTACGAGGGTCGGCTCGATCCGTACGCCGCCGTTGGCGACCGTCGAGTAGATCGAGGCGGCCTGCATGGCGTTGAGGGAGAGGCCCTGGCCGAACGGGATCGTGTACTGCTGCGAGGTCGACCAGTCCTGCGGCTTGGCGAGCAGGCCGGGCGTCTCGCCGGGGTAGCCGAGCCCGGTGGGCGATCCGATGCCGAATTTCCTCAGATAGGAGTACAGCACCTTGTTCGCCTGCGTCTGCGTCTTCCCCAGCTGGCCGGTGGCCATGATGGTGCCGATGTTGCTGGACTTGGCGAGGACGCCGTTGAGCGTCAGCTGCCAGGTGGGGTGGTCGATGTCGTCCTTGAAGAGGCGGTCGCCCCGGTGCAGCCGGTTGGGGACCGTGACGTGCGTACGGGGGGTGGCGACGCCCTCCTCCAGCACGGCGGCCATGGACATCACCTTGCTGGTGGAGCCGGGCTCGTAGACGTCCTGGAGGGCCGCGTTGCCCAGCGAGGCGGCGTCGGCCTGCGAGAGGTCGTTGGGGTCGAAGCCCGGGGCGTTGGCCATGGCGAGGACCTCGCCGGTGCGGGTGTTCTGCACGATGACGTAACCGCGGTCGGCCCCGGACTTCGCCACCTGGTCGGAGATGGCCTTCTGGGCGGCCCACTGGATGTCGCGGTCGATGGTCAGCTCGATGTCGGAGCCGGCGACCGCCGGAACCTCCTTGGTGCCGGCCGTGGGCACCCGCCGGCCGCCGGACTGGGCGTACTTGATCGTGCCGTCCTCGCCCGCGAGCTCCTTGTCCAGCTGGGATTCTAGGCCGCCGGCGCCCTTGCCCTCGGCGTTGACGTAACCCAGTATCCCGGCGGCCAGGGAACCGTTGGGGTAGATCCGCTTGGTGGTGGCCTCCTGGAAGACGCCGGCCAGCACGTTCGCGCCGGGTCCGCCGGCCGCCTTGTCCTTCGCCGCCTTCTCCGCGAAGACGGACTTGAGGTCCTTGATCTGCTTCCAGACCTGCGGGGTCTGCCTGCGGGCCAGGACCGCGTACCGGCTCTTCGGCTTGGAGAGCTTCTTGACCAGTCCGTCCGCGTCGACGCCGAGGATGGGCGCGAGCAGGGCCGCGGCCTGCTGGGGGGCGTCGGGCGCCTTGCTGTCGGCCGGCGTGAACATCTTGGGGTCGGCCGTGATGTCGTACGCGTCCACGCTGGTGGCCAGCGCGATGCCGCTGCGGTCGGTGATCTCACCGCGCTCGGCGGCGACCGTGTAGCTCAGGTAGCGGTTCGTCTCGGCCTTCGCGGCGTACGCGTGGGCGTCGACGGCCTGGACCTGGAGGAGCCGCACGACGAACGCGATCATGACGAGCGTCAGGGCGAGGCTGACCAGCCGCAGCCTCGGGCGCGGGCTGCCCAGCCGCAGCGGCCGCCCGGAGCGGCCGCGCGGCGCCCGTCCGCGCGGCGCGGCGGACGGGGGGCGCCGTCGCTGCTGGGGGCGGGGCCGGCCGGACCCGGCGGCGGCGTTACGGGGACGCGCGGGGCCGGGGACCCGGCGGCGCGGTGGTTCCTTCGAGGGCACTGCGTCACCTGCCGGGACTCGTGGAGGGCTGTGCTGCCGGTGTGCCGGAGGCCGTGGACCCGCCGGGTCCGGCCGCGGCGGTGCCGGGCGCCGGGGTGGTGGCCGCGGTCCCCGTGGGGGTGGGCGAGGGGGTGCCGGCGGAGGGCTCGGGAGGAGCGGGGGTGGTCGGCGGGGGCGCGACGACCGGGGCCGGCGGCGCCTTGGACGGGACGCCCCTGACCGTGCCGTCCGGGTCGAGGAAGGCAGGGCCGCCGCCGGGGACCATGCCCAGCTCACGGGCGCGGCGCGCCAGGGCGTCGGGCTCGAAGGACGCGTCGACGTCACGCTGGAGAGCCTGCTGTTCGTCGGTCAGCTCGGTGGTCCGCTTCTTCAGCTCGCTCAGCTTGAAGGAGCCTTCGTTGAGCGCGGAGTTGAGCAGCAGCAGGGTGATCAGACCGCCGCCGAGGAGCAGGACGACCAGCAGGACGAACGGGGTCCGGGCCGCGGTGCTCGGCCCGGCGGGCATCAGCCGGGCCAGCCGTGCGGCGCGCCCTTTGAGCTGCCCGGCCGGTTTGCTCACCGCGCCGCCCCGTCCCCGGCGGGCACGGCCGTGCGCCGGCGGCTCACCGCTCGTCCTCACGGATGCGCTGGGCGCCGCGCAGCCGGGCGGGGGCGGCGCGGCGGTTCTCGGCGACCTCCTCCTCGGTGGGGAGTTCGGCGCCGCGGGTGAGCAGCTTCAGCCGGGGCTGGTAGCGCTCGGGGACGACGGGCAGGCCGGGCGGGGCGGTGTTGGCGGCGCCCGCCGCGAGCACCTGCTTGACCAGCCGGTCCTCCAGGGACTGGTACGCGAGGACCGCGATGCGCCCGCCGACGGCGAGGGAGGCCACGGCGGCCGGAATGGCCCGCTCCAGGACCGTGAGCTCGCCGTTGACCTCGATGCGCAGCGCCTGGAAGGTGCGCTTGGCGGGGTTGCCTCCGGTGCGCATGGCGGCCTGCGGCAGGGCCTCGCGGATCAGCTCGACGAGCCGGGCGCTGTTGGTGAAGGGTTCCTTCTCGCGCTCGCGCACGACGGCGGAGACGATGCGCTTCGCCTGCTTCTCCTCGCCGTACGCGCGCAGGATGCGCACCAGTTCGCCCGGCGGGTAGGTGTTGAGGACCTCGGCGGCGCTTATGCCGGTCGTCTGGTCCATGCGCATGTCGAGCGGTGCGTCGCGGGCGTAGGCGAAGCCCCGGCCGGACTCGTCCAGCTGCATCGAGGAGACGCCGAGGTCGAACAGGATGCCCTGCACCTTGGGGACGCCGAGCCGTTCGAGCACCTCGGGCAGTTCGTCGTAGACCGCGTGCACCAGGGTCGCGCGGTCGCCGTAGGGGGCGAGCCGCTCGCCGGAGAGGCGCAGGGCCTCCTTGTCCCGGTCCAGGGCGATCAGCCGGGCGGTGGGGAACGCGGCGAGCAGCGCCTCGCTGTGTCCGCCCAGGCCGAGGGTGCAGTCGACGACTACGGGGGGCTGGGGGCCGGGCGCCTCCAGAGCCGGTGCCAACAGGTCCAGGCATCGCTGGAGCATCACCGGGACGTGTCGGGTCTGGCTCATGCGCCCTCTCAGGCTCAGCTCCCGGTGGCGGGACGTACGGCCTGGTCCCCGCCCGCTCGCGAAGGGGAGGTCCGCCGGCGCCGGGGAAGGGGCGTCAGCCGACCGGCAAGCGGGAGAGGGCCGGGCCGTACGTACGCCGCGCACACGGGTAAAAGTTCGAAATGTGCAGGGTGTCGGTAACTTCCCGTCACTTTAGTCCACCCTGCCACTCGATCGATTCCCGATCAATCAACCCGGCAGCGCGTCGGGCATCGCCCGTTCACCCGCGCGGGCGACTGGAGAGAGGCTTGTGGATTACCTCACAACAAGCGTCGTTGACGTTTTTTGTCCGCTTCCCCCTCGTACCGGGGCGGGGGGCGGGGGCTACCGTCTTGACCATGTCGACTTCCGCGCACTCCCCCGCCGAGCCCGCCGCCACGGTCACCGACCGCCTGGTCGAGGCGAACGGCCGTTACGCCTCAGAGTTCAAGGACCCCGGGATGGACGCCAAGCCGGTGCTCCAGGTCGCCGTGGTCGCCTGCATGGACGCCCGGCTCGACCTGCACAAGGCCCTCGGCCTGTCGCTGGGCGACTGTCACACCATCCGTAACGCGGGCGGGGTGGTCACCGACGACGTCATCCGTTCGCTGGCGATCAGCCAGCGGGCACTGGGCACGCGCAGCATCGTCCTGATCCACCACACGGGCTGCGGCATGGAGTCGATCACGGAGGACTTCCGCCAGGAGCTGGAGCACGAGGTCGGGCAGCGGCCGTCGTGGGCCGTGGAGGCCTACACCGACGCCGACCAGGACGTGCGGCAGTCGATGCAGCGGGCCCGCACCTCACCGTTCCTCAAGTACACCGACGATGTGCGCGGTTTCGTCTTCGACGTGACCACCGGCAAGCTGCGCGAGGTCCTGCCGGTCTCCTGACCCCTGCCCACAGGGGCGGATGACCACCTTCCGGTGACGAAATCCTCACCCAATCCGACATATCACCCCTGGTTGTCCACAGGCGAGTGACACGAAGCGGTAACGGCAACAAGAATGCGTGAGTGACACCCCGTCGGACTCCGTCCGACGCGGTGTCCGCATTTCGGGGTGGGCCGGGCCGCACGAGGGCGCCGGCCCGTGAATGGGGATTCCCACGCTCCTGGTGAGCGTGGGGCAGGGCCGAGGAGGGCCGGGTGACCACCTATGACGATCGAGCGAGCCTCACAGATCTGACCACCACCGTCGAGCGGGTGCGCAGGTCGATGGAGAGCGTGATCGAGGGCAAGCCCGAGGTCGTCCGGCTTTCGCTGACCGTGCT is a genomic window of Streptomyces sp. NBC_00708 containing:
- the rsmH gene encoding 16S rRNA (cytosine(1402)-N(4))-methyltransferase RsmH is translated as MSQTRHVPVMLQRCLDLLAPALEAPGPQPPVVVDCTLGLGGHSEALLAAFPTARLIALDRDKEALRLSGERLAPYGDRATLVHAVYDELPEVLERLGVPKVQGILFDLGVSSMQLDESGRGFAYARDAPLDMRMDQTTGISAAEVLNTYPPGELVRILRAYGEEKQAKRIVSAVVREREKEPFTNSARLVELIREALPQAAMRTGGNPAKRTFQALRIEVNGELTVLERAIPAAVASLAVGGRIAVLAYQSLEDRLVKQVLAAGAANTAPPGLPVVPERYQPRLKLLTRGAELPTEEEVAENRRAAPARLRGAQRIREDER
- a CDS encoding penicillin-binding protein 2 — protein: MPSKEPPRRRVPGPARPRNAAAGSGRPRPQQRRRPPSAAPRGRAPRGRSGRPLRLGSPRPRLRLVSLALTLVMIAFVVRLLQVQAVDAHAYAAKAETNRYLSYTVAAERGEITDRSGIALATSVDAYDITADPKMFTPADSKAPDAPQQAAALLAPILGVDADGLVKKLSKPKSRYAVLARRQTPQVWKQIKDLKSVFAEKAAKDKAAGGPGANVLAGVFQEATTKRIYPNGSLAAGILGYVNAEGKGAGGLESQLDKELAGEDGTIKYAQSGGRRVPTAGTKEVPAVAGSDIELTIDRDIQWAAQKAISDQVAKSGADRGYVIVQNTRTGEVLAMANAPGFDPNDLSQADAASLGNAALQDVYEPGSTSKVMSMAAVLEEGVATPRTHVTVPNRLHRGDRLFKDDIDHPTWQLTLNGVLAKSSNIGTIMATGQLGKTQTQANKVLYSYLRKFGIGSPTGLGYPGETPGLLAKPQDWSTSQQYTIPFGQGLSLNAMQAASIYSTVANGGVRIEPTLVRGTRGPDGRFTPAEAPEQRRVVSEKTARTLATMLESVVSDQEGTGTKAQIPGYRVAGKTGTANRVDPVRGGYHGYTASFAGFAPADDPQVTVYCAIQNPTKGSHFGGQTCGPIYKQVMEFALKTLQTPPSGRPSAKLPVFFGTGE
- a CDS encoding cell division protein FtsL: MPAGPSTAARTPFVLLVVLLLGGGLITLLLLNSALNEGSFKLSELKKRTTELTDEQQALQRDVDASFEPDALARRARELGMVPGGGPAFLDPDGTVRGVPSKAPPAPVVAPPPTTPAPPEPSAGTPSPTPTGTAATTPAPGTAAAGPGGSTASGTPAAQPSTSPGR
- a CDS encoding carbonic anhydrase → MSTSAHSPAEPAATVTDRLVEANGRYASEFKDPGMDAKPVLQVAVVACMDARLDLHKALGLSLGDCHTIRNAGGVVTDDVIRSLAISQRALGTRSIVLIHHTGCGMESITEDFRQELEHEVGQRPSWAVEAYTDADQDVRQSMQRARTSPFLKYTDDVRGFVFDVTTGKLREVLPVS